In Gossypium arboreum isolate Shixiya-1 chromosome 5, ASM2569848v2, whole genome shotgun sequence, a single genomic region encodes these proteins:
- the LOC128292610 gene encoding transcription factor bHLH162-like: protein MNRNLIERERRSNMRHLFSRLFSLLPPPTTRRSAIPDRLEQATVYINQIRTRLEGLNQRRLQLEEGNIGTSRRRTMMSPVINISEYSHVSGMEINLSAESELNLSLNEIIRIIQEEGAEVLTLTYSNGSNRNILTIHCEAAITYINGISYINGIDRSRLLQRLRIVIEE, encoded by the exons ATGAACCGGAATTTAATCGAAAGGGAGCGGAGATCCAACATGAGACATCTCTTTTCCAGGCTTTTTTCTCTCCTTCCTCCTCCCACCACTCGA AGGTCGGCGATTCCCGACAGATTGGAGCAAGCCACTGTGTATATAAACCAGATTCGAACACGTTTAGAGGGACTTAACCAAAGGAGGTTGCAACTTGAAGAGGGTAACATAGGGACAAGTAGAAGGAGGACGATGATGTCCCCAGTTATAAATATATCAGAATATTCACATGTTTCTGGTATGGAAATAAATCTAAGTGCGGAATCCGAGTTGAATCTTTCGTTGAATGAGATTATCAGAATCATTCAAGAAGAAGGAGCTGAAGTTCTAACCCTTACGTATAGTAATGGAAGCAATAGGAACATCCTTACCATTCATTGTGAG GCTGCAATCACTTATATAAATGGAATCAGTTATATAAATGGAATTGATCGTTCAAGATTGCTTCAGAGATTGAGGATTGTGATTGAAGAATAA